Proteins from one Oncorhynchus gorbuscha isolate QuinsamMale2020 ecotype Even-year linkage group LG18, OgorEven_v1.0, whole genome shotgun sequence genomic window:
- the LOC124002906 gene encoding msx2-interacting protein-like isoform X2, whose protein sequence is MVRETRHLWVGNLPEHVREEKIVEHFKRYGRVESVKVLRKRGSEGGVAAFVDFVDIKSAQKAHNAVNKMGDRDLRTDYNEPGSVPSAVRGLDDNPPSSSHGRDVSGFSRGAVGPVFGPPVSIHTREGRYERIRDGSESRERAYDHSPYGHHERGGTFDRQRHYNADYYRDRTMFAAGVSPGPGSAGAMGGSFETPEPHFESRIRGDPFTLSSAARRDPYRDDRGRRVDRTYHRRSRSSHSSQSRHPSPQRTTGQTPKAPHSPKRAPLSPGRGPRSRSRSRSSSSDSVSSTSSTGSGSSDSNSSSSDGSHARSVQSSATHAPPSQPCSMVMEGDEPRRSFGIRVQNLPVRSTDTSLKDGLFHEFKKHGKVTSVQIHGALEDRYGLVFFRQQEDQEKALNVSKGKLFFGMMIEVSAWNGPETESENEFRPLDGRIDEFHPKATRTLFIGNLEKTTSYQQLLDIFQRFGEIVDIDIKKVNGVPQYAFVQYSDIVSVCKAIKKMDGEYLGSNRLKLGFGKSMPTTCVWLDGLASNITEQYLTRHFCRYGHVVKVVFDRLKGMALILYNNTDFAQAAVRETKGWKIGGNKIKVDFASQESQMAFYRSMQASGQDIRDFYEIPTERREERPRPPYHEFSAERAYFENARTPGTIYPEDPRRDYPARSRERYSELEHYQGEHFDPRYHEDPREFRDYRDPFEQDIRKYTYIQRERERERERFEADHGMWSPSHPRRPITPSASPSPSERAPRDPERRVYSQSSERSGSCSSLSPPRFDKTDKAPHLEHGASSKSERLEKDIHLVEPERVAGAEKSKRGRRKEKGDKEKGEKSKSRKAKVQSPSIPPSETELEPSLDGGSGRGKVSDQDSLDRQRYKGDNDPPSDPTTSTSRHEPVKSERLESVKGENADKDGKTRSRKHQKSDTGNDGKDPSVDSDRLAARKRRFGDASGRTIRQKRRRLEDEDGSQPQDFGASTAFTKEIDGDRKSQQKDSQRRDSRSKSERLVFLGSHKEGQDPAMRGQEELPEGSMDPMDSKRHRRFSHDGNMDQDNARNQDQQSPFKYGAQDNDKGVKEEPLDIDLSQSYRKQMEQRRLHQQLQEPDKQEKAGSPQGLETEDLEHRSLVHEVGKPPQDVTDHFPSHKLKKLEQFDADISAKRGDRVYRSFRQKSEDPEWHNTASPGLQHFSHHAEQDFAESSHLREVKTEDKSHPELELAVKRTHTTQMSKPSTPLQLSEEEREKQWESRVKQDFLPDLNFSRGIGKNTHNRKRLEYGILQDLEPGEVRSDSEEDREHKPHSPMPSTSMPDGQRVDRFSDPKLATLERMKFYSFALDQTITPDTKALLERAKSLSSSREDNWSFLDYDSHFAGLRSRKDTEKVESAPRPTPSWYMKKKKIRSGGSEDKLDDRKEDPKPKPEEHERRELFASRFLHSSIFEQDSRRLQHLERKHEDPEQSPAHQTDQQGLADGQPDTEPVVLFHSRFLEFTRLQQQKDQQLHEVKRADSVDSNRVEKSLEAEQQPLQFPKTSEPVMDPETKPTSPAENHIISQPPLMPKEMSPPKQMSPPLPPKEMSPPKEMAPPLPPKEMAPPLPPKEMAPPLPPKHTSPPLPPKHTSPPLPPKHTSPPLPPKEMSPPKHTSPPLPPKGMSPPKHTSPPLPPKEMSPPKHTSPPLPPKEMSPPKHTSPPLPPKEMSPPKHTSPPLPPKEMSPPKHTSPPLPPKEMSPPLPPKEMFPPLPPKEMSPTVETHDLFTPEPKGPEPAAPEPLTKENRENEQLPPLLQIPPCEMLTPASVNLVAPEHIRSVRKVKRTPSGEKSEDITQDIQMLNPEQSSSSDCLHETSVSSFVPEPELAAPELPPEMLSSTAPNPVEEMEVSKDDTNTDNTDTHTEVEKKLELNQTQVLVDNETSDESISPPQKSKNKKSKSPTQAPLTPLVSTTSSEKPLTRKSERTKRASSPRAESSKGNSDSKSTGKSPIHGADPEHGTEQSISVGRARRRNVKSVYATPVEEDATKGAGKDVTESPRTARKRGGDKDKEAAPQQPLEQDSLAPITSRRGRPPKNRRQGEDMLTAKGDRSKMETKDTDSNESESSERISKVSKGRHSPHGHKALASQLPMPIATGSSRKGDKTEPPEDVSQQMDFTEASLAMQDCTVSCKEDTVAPGVTKKEENVKQQLGTEKSRDKDRQKKDPVDEKASVTKFGEKESEPPVVEEQPVLEKMEKSGRGKAPRLTRTPKSPVLKNLKIRLNVTEVKDLLQMGDEEPENGDDSSKKTKPGESTNDSLLESSPGKDVSSSNEDKDESTPEIKPPIDPKTLLQQEQELEQAVENIAKLTDPTLPAESPTPLAPPSAELKIDTEEEKSANPASEYELAAAIDSIMGEDIPVPLPQEPVISAVVDSDLEIPSFVQPTKGAEPVSNISPIQGESFFPTTPRKGAKGRAKTPKRSKSQKSNNKDAVKEISSEPENTSITSDNIPSNSQPVPETIPSTPAAGVITTTSWKPKTEHLAPKATDMPKELKLPPVLTEHPPPQHLKPVCPQTKSPTLPKPQQQQPPPPPSECISPSLSPPPTRPNIRPTQPSRIPVSPPDWLNQSKDTGVPSSPRASAASFENPAIPSDTEPLETERNNSDLRRILMKHKNVSLTVPCSSSVPSNLATLSLRDPPHLPESNTPKVAVTSKTSLNDNRPHPAQPVVRPPASLPSPESKSVISVIASTATSVISRVCNPPDMEKVNVSVDRNPVVDMPLPKQTYRPPSMEDRDSGSYHGPSVGEEGGSAGRYLVESLGTGSSPGLRVNTSEGVVVLSHSGQIKEGPQRISAKISQIPPATVVDMESQQLVSMPQIKQEMYTHSQSNTPKCPPIQTDHGHLKTQQTVSSIKQENTGMEKLESPYPSGPQGGVVKRLQQTVGNPQVMGYHHSEFTMLLKHPKKVDGVDGLNADGCKPSWTSAISPAMSPHLPSPAGNHVGFVPGSATDRTPSHLSGVKQEPRSPRKSGHPHSPFTKVSSPIGSSSPKGLPGMLPSSLPTMQQYVTSVHHPEQSVIMQPHSAHGGIGRMSPHRASQAIPMGHLVQGEVRVNTPPLSVMSFGMHGDPLASPWSGPLQQRPTSPQAVGRDIVLKVNPGNVRGHEGEQDDARRFHQATGRQSATQLKAETMQPDPRGALLSGLQLDPYMSPRDLRVLMHHPQGERSAPEPHQGHIQETVPPSSTSTNITSSMSPRAHLLAKGVSEKDVTKPQEVKRPHSPPKDGMMGFRPSMAAMASPQRVQLLPSGTGASFSEYPGIYTNTRAIHSQITETSPFGINQVPLNTTSALGADPSQSQAEVKVKQVEQQPVNMVQLLTKYPIVWQGLLALKNDQAAVQLHFVCGNKGLALRSLPLPEGGSLLRIVQRMRLEASQLDGVARRMTGESEFCLLLALPCGRDQEDVLNQTQALRTAFINYLQAKLAAGIINVPNPGSNQPAYVLQIFPPCEFSESHLSRLAPDLLNRISNISPHLMIVITSV, encoded by the exons ATGGTTCGGGAAACCAGACACCTTTGGGTGGGAAATTTACCCGAACATGTTCGAGAGGAGAAAATTGTCGAACATTTTAAACG CTATGGACGCGTCGAGAGCGTCAAGGTCCTGCGGAAGCGTGGGTCGGAGGGTGGCGTGGCAGCCTTTGTGGATTTTGTGGATATCAAAAGTGCACAGAAGGCTCACAATGCTGTCAACAAGATGGGGGACAGGGACCTGCGCACTGACTACAATGAACCTGGGTCTGTCCCTAGTGCTGTTCGGGGCCTTGATGACAACCCCCCCTCGAGCAGTCATGGGCGGGATGTTTCAGGATTCTCTAGGGGGGCAGTGGGTCCAGTGTTTGGCCCCCCAGTGTCCATTCACACCAGAGAGGGGCGTTATGAACGGATAAGAGATGG CTCAGAGAGCCGGGAGCGTGCATATGATCACAGCCCCTATGGACACCATGAGCGCGGTGGCACTTTTGATAGACAGCGTCACTACAACGCAGACTATTACCGCGATCGCACCATGTTTGCAGCTGGAGTTAGCCCTGGGCCAGGAAGTGCCGGTGCTATGGGTGGGAGCTTTGAAACCCCGGAGCCTCATTTTGAGTCCAGGATCCGAGGAGATCCCTTCACCTTGTCTAGTGCTGCGCGGCGTGACCCCTATCGAGATGACCGAGGGCGTCGTGTTGACAGAACTTACCATCGCCGCAGTCGGTCATCTCATTCTTCACAATCTCGACACCCCTCCCCGCAAAGGACCACGGGGCAAACGCCCAAAGCCCCCCATTCCCCCAAAAGAGCCCCCCTCTCCCCAGGTAGAGGTCCACGCTCTAGGTCTCGTAGTAGGTCCTCTAGCTCTGATTCTGTCAGCAGCACCAGCAGTACCGGCAGTGGCAG CAGCGATTCAAACAGCAGCTCAAGTGATGGGTCTCATGCACGCTCTGTTCAGTCCTCTGCTACACATGCACCCCCCTCTCAGCCGTGCTCTATGGTAATGGAAGGTGACGAACCACGCAGAAGCTTTGGCATCCGGGTGCAGAACCTACCAGTGCGCTCCACAG ACACAAGTTTAAAAGATGGACTGTTCCATGAGTTCAAGAAACATGGGAAAGTGACATCTGTGCAGATCCACGGGGCCTTGGAGGACCGATATGGTCTGGTGTTCTTCAGACAGCAGGAAGACCAAGAGAAAGCCCTCAACGTCTCCAAAGGAAAGCTTTTCTTCGGCATGATGATCGAGGTTTCTGCCTGGAACGGCCCTG aaacagagagcgagaatgAATTCAGGCCTTTGGATGGACGGATTGATGAATTTCACCCCAAGGCGACTAGGACCCTGTTTATCGGCAACTTGGAGAAGACCACCAGTTACCAACAACTACTTGATATCTTTCAGCGCTTTGGAGAGATTGTG GATATTGACATTAAAAAGGTTAATGGTGTTCCTCAATACGCCTTTGTGCAGTATTCTGATATTGTCAGTGTCTGCAAAGCTATAAAGAAGATGGATGGAGAGTATTTGGGGAGCAACCGGCTCAAG CTGGGTTTTGGGAAGAGTATGCCCACAACATGTGTTTGGCTGGACGGTTTGGCTTCCAACATCACAGAGCAATATCTCACACGCCACTTCTGCCGCTATGGACATGTAGTCAAG GTGGTGTTTGACAGGTTGAAGGGGATGGCTCTCATCTTGTATAACAACACAGATTTTGCACAGGCAGCTGTCAGGGAAACCAAAGGCTGGAAGATTGGCGGCAACAAAATAAAG GTGGATTTTGCCAGCCAAGAGAGTCAGATGGCTTTTTATCGCTCTATGCAGGCCTCTGGGCAAGACATTAGAGACTTCTACGAAATTCCAACTGAAAGAAG AGAGGAACGACCAAGACCCCCATACCATGAGTTCTCAGCAGAAAGAGCCTACTTTGAGAATGCACGCACCCCTGGCACCATTTACCCCGAAGATCCTCGCCGAGACTATCCTGCCCGCAGCCGTGAGCGGTATTCTGAACTGGAGCACTACCAGGGAGAACACTTTGACCCACGCTACCATGAAGACCCTCGGGAGTTCAGGGATTATCGAGATCCTTTTGAGCAGGACATTCGGAAGTACACATACATCCAGAGGGAGCGAGAAAGGGAGCGGGAGCGCTTTGAGGCAGACCATGGCATGTGGAGCCCCTCTCATCCACGGCGCCCGATCACACCTTCTGCCTCCCCTTCACCATCTGAGCGTGCTCCCAGAGACCCAGAGCGACGGGTCTACAGTCAATCCTCTGAGCGAAGTGGTAGTTGCAGCTCACTCTCACCACCACGCTTTGACAAGACTGACAAGGCTCCTCATTTGGAACATGGAGCCAGCTCTAAGAGTGAGAGGTTGGAAAAAGACATCCACCTGGTTGAACCTGAGCGTGTTGCTGGGGCTGAGAAGAGCAAGCGGGGGAGACGAAAGGAGAAAGGTGACAAAGAAAAAGGGGAGAAGAGTAAGTCGAGGAAAGCAAAGGTGCAATCTCCCAGCATCCCACCGTCTGAGACAGAGCTAGAACCCAGCCTGGATGGAGGCTCTGGAAGGGGAAAGGTGTCAGACCAGGACAGCCTTGACAGACAGCGGTATAAAGGTGACAACGACCCTCCTTCAGATCCGACAACCTCAACCTCTCGCCATGAACCTGTAAAAAGTGAGAGGCTTGAGTCGGTGAAAGGTGAGAACGCAGACAAGGATGGTAAAACACGATCCAGAAAACACCAAAAATCTGACACGGGAAATGATGGGAAAGATCCATCAGTGGATTCTGATCGGTTGGCTGCGAGAAAGCGGCGCTTTGGAGATGCCAGTGGGAGAACCATTCGACAGAAGAGGAGAAGGCTGGAAGATGAGGATGGGAGTCAACCCCAAGACTTTGGAGCTAGCACTGCCTTTACAAAAGAGATTGATGGTGACAGAAAGTCTCAGCAAAAAGACTCACAGCGGAGGGATTCAAGATCCAAATCAGAGAGACTGGTGTTTCTTGGCAGTCATAAAGAGGGTCAGGATCCTGCAATGAGAGGACAAGAAGAGCTGCCCGAGGGGAGCATGGACCCTATGGACTCAAAACGCCACAGAAGGTTCTCCCATGATGGGAACATGGACCAAGACAATGCAAGAAATCAAGATCAACAGAGTCCTTTCAAATATGGTGCACAAGACAATGACAAGGGTGTCAAGGAAGAGCCTCTGGATATTGATCTCTCCCAAAGTTACCGCAAACAGATGGAGCAAAGGAGGCTCCACCAACAGCTTCAAGAGCCAGACAAACAAGAAAAAGCTGGGAGTCCACAAGGCTTAGAAACGGAGGACCTGGAACACCGCAGTCTGGTACATGAAGTGGGCAAGCCACCTCAAGATGTCACAGATCATTTCCCATCTCATAAACTCAAGAAACTAGAGCAATTTGACGCAGATATCAGTGCCAAGAGGGGGGACCGTGTCTACAGGAGCTTCCGGCAAAAAAGTGAAGATCCTGAGTGGCACAACACTGCATCTCCAGGCTTGCAACACTTCTCTCATCATGCTGAGCAGGACTTTGCTGAATCTTCACATCTCAGGGAGGTTAAAACGGAGGATAAAAGCCACCCAGAACTGGAGCTGGCAGTCAAAAGGACACATACAACGCAAATGTCCAAGCCAAGCACTCCTTTACAACTTAGTGAAGAAGAGCGGGAAAAACAGTGGGAGAGCAGAGTCAAGCAAGATTTTTTACCTGACTTAAACTTCTCCAGAGGCATTGGAAAAAATACACACAATCGCAAGCGTTTGGAGTATGGAATTTTGCAAGATTTGGAGCCTGGGGAAGTACGATCCGATTCCGAAGAGGATAGAGAGCACAAACCACATTCTCCTATGCCCTCCACTTCTATGCCTGACGGGCAACGAGTGGACAGATTTTCAGACCCCAAGCTTGCCACTTTGGAGAGGATGAAGTTTTACTCCTTTGCACTTGACCAGACCATCACACCAGATACCAAGGCCCTGCTAGAGCGAGCAaagtctctgtcctcctctagggaGGACAACTGGTCTTTCTTGGATTATGATTCACACTTTGCTGGTTTGCGCAGCAGGAAAGATACTGAAAAGGTTGAGTCGGCACCACGGCCTACACCCTCTTGGtacatgaagaagaagaaaattcGCAGTGGTGGGTCTGAAGACAAACTAGATGACAGGAAGGAAGACCCCAAGCCCAAGCCAGAGGAACATGAACGCAGGGAACTGTTTGCCTCCCGTTTCCTACACAGCTCAATCTTTGAGCAGGACTCAAGACGTCTTCAGCACCTAGAGCGAAAGCATGAGGACCCTGAGCAAAGTCCGGCTCACCAAACTGATCAGCAAGGCCTGGCAGATGGGCAGCCTGACACAGAACCAGTTGTCCTCTTCCATAGCCGCTTTTTAGAGTTCACGCGGCTGCAACAGCAGAAAGACCAACAGTTACATGAAGTAAAAAGAGCAGATTCTGTAGATAGTAATAGGGTGGAGAAGTCACTGGAGGCAGAACAGCAACCTCTGCAGTTTCCTAAAACCTCAGAACCGGTCATGGATCCAGAGACTAAACCTACTAGCCCTGCTGAGAACCACATAATTTCCCAGCCCCCACTTATGCCCAAGGAGATGTCTCCACCTAAGCAAATGTCTCCACCCCTTCCACCCAAAGAAATGTCTCCACCCAAGGAAATGGCTCCACCCCTTCCACCCAAGGAAATGGCTCCACCCCTTCCACCCAAGGAAATGGCTCCACCCCTTCCACCCAAGCACACGTCTCCACCCCTTCCACCCAAGCACACGTCTCCACCCCTTCCACCCAAGCACACGTCTCCACCCCTTCCACCCAAGGAAATGTCTCCACCCAAGCACACGTCTCCACCCCTTCCACCCAAGGGAATGTCTCCACCCAAGCATACGTCTCCACCCCTTCCACCCAAGGAAATGTCTCCACCCAAGCATACGTCTCCACCCCTTCCACCCAAGGAAATGTCTCCACCCAAGCATACGTCTCCACCCCTTCCACCCAAGGAAATGTCTCCACCCAAGCATACGTCTCCACCCCTTCCACCCAAGGAAATGTCTCCACCCAAGCATACTTCTCCACCCCTTCCACCCAAAGAAATGTCTCCACCCCTGCCACCCAAGGAAATGTTTCCACCTCTTCCACCCAAAGAGATGTCTCCAACAGTGGAAACACATGACCTGTTTACTCCAGAGCCAAAGGGTCCAGAGCCAGCTGCACCTGAACCTTTGACAAAAGAAAACAGAGAAAATGAacagctccctcccctcctgcAAATACCTCCATGTGAGATGTTGACCCCTGCTTCTGTTAATTTAGTAGCCCCTGAGCACATCCGTTCTGTGAGAAAAGTTAAAAGAACCCCTAGTGGAGAGAAATCTGAAGATATAACTCAGGATATTCAAATGTTGAACCCCGAGCAGTCTTCCAGCAGTGATTGCCTTCATGAAACATCAGTGAGTAGTTTTGTACCAGAGCCTGAGCTGGCGGCACCTGAATTACCACCTGAAATGTTAAGTTCCACAGCACCTAACCCTGTTGAGGAGATGGAGGTTTCAAAAGATGATACCAACACTGACAATACAGACACTCATACAGAGGTGGAAAAGAAACTTGAACTCAATCAGACCCAGGTGCTTGTTGATAATGAAACCAGTGATGAGTCAATTTCACCACCTCAAAAGTCCAAGAACAAAAAGAGTAAGTCTCCTACTCAAGCCCCACTGACTCCTTTGGTTTCAACAACTAGTTCAGAGAAACCGCTTACCCGCAAGAGTGAACGCACAAAACGTGCATCATCCCCAAGAGCAGAGTCTTCAAAGGGAAACTCAGATTCCAAATCCACAGGCAAGTCTCCCATACATGGAGCAGACCCTGAACATGGCACAGAGCAGAGTATATCTGTTGGAAGAGCAAGGCGTAGAAATGTGAAATCTGTGTATGCCACCCCAGTTGAGGAAGATGCCACTAAGGGGGCTGGAAAGGATGTAACTGAGTCACCCCGCACTGCACGGAAACGAGGTGGAGACAAAGACAAGGAAGCAGCCCCTCAGCAACCGTTAGAGCAGGATTCCCTTGCACCTATTACTTCAAGGCGGGGACGTCCCCCTAAGAATCGGCGACAAGGAGAGGACATGTTAACAGCTAAAGGGGATAGATCGAAAATGGAGACCAAGGATACAGACTCCAATGAATCAGAGAGCAGTGAAAGAATTTCAAAAGTGTCAAAAGGCAGACATTCTCCTCATGGTCATAAAGCTTTGGCAAGTCAATTACCCATGCCCATAGCGACTGGATCAAGTAGGAAGGGGGACAAAACTGAACCACCTGAAGATGTTTCTCAGCAGATGGATTTTACAGAAGCCAGTTTGGCCATGCAGGATTGCACTGTCTCATGTAAGGAAGATACTGTAGCACCAGGTGTGACAAAGAAAGAGGAGAATGTTAAGCAACAACTAGGAACAGAGAAATCAcgagataaagacagacagaaaaaggACCCTGTTGATGAGAAAGCCAGTGTAACTAAATTTGGTGAGAAAGAGTCTGAACCACCAGTCGTGGAAGAACAGCCTGTATTGGAGAAAATGGAGAAGAGTGGGAGAGGAAAAGCTCCACGCTTGACACGGACTCCAAAATCTCCTGTCCTCAAGAACCTGAAGATCAGACTAAATGTCACTGAGGTGAAAGATTTGCTTCAAATGGGGGATGAGGAGCCTGAAAATGGGGATGATTCTTCTAAAAAGACCAAACCAGGCGAATCTACTAATGACTCATTATTAGAGTCTAGCCCAGGAAAAGATGTGAGTTCTAGCAATGAGGATAAAGATGAGAGCACACCAGAAATTAAGCCGCCAATAGATCCTAAAACTTTGCTACAACAGGAACAGGAGCTTGAGCAAGCTGTGGAGAACATTGCTAAACTGACAGACCCAACCCTCCCAGCAGAGTCACCCACTCCACTTGCCCCACCATCTGCAGAATTAAAAATTGACACTGAGGAAGAGAAATCTGCCAATCCTGCTAGTGAGTATGAACTTGCTGCTGCTATTGATTCGATTATGGGTGAGGATATACCCGTCCCTCTGCCTCAAGAGCCGGTAATTAGTGCTGTTGTGGATTCAGACCTAGAGATTCCATCCTTCGTCCAGCCGACCAAGGGAGCTGAACCTGTTAGTAACATATCCCCTATTCAGGGGGAGTCCTTTTTCCCAACTACACCCAGGAAGGGTGCTAAGGGCAGAGCTAAAACACCGAAACGGTCTAAGAGCCAAAAATCAAACAATAAGGACGCTGTAAAAGAAATTTCATCAGAACCGGAGAACACCTCTATCACATCAGACAACATACCCTCCAATTCACAGCCTGTTCCAGAAACTATTCCCTCAACCCCAGCTGCCGGTGTCATTACAACCACCTCTTGGAAGCCTAAAACTGAGCATTTGGCTCCTAAGGCTACGGACATGCCTAAAGAATTGAAGTTACCTCCAGTCCTTACAGAGCACCCTCCACCTCAACATCTGAAACCTGTCTGCCCCCAAACAAAAAGTCCCACTCTCCCCaagcctcaacaacaacaaccaccaccaccaccatctgaGTGCATCTCACCTTCACTTTCTCCACCCCCAACCCGGCCAAACATCAGGCCCACACAGCCAAGCAGGATACCAGTTTCCCCACCAGATTGGCTCAACCAGTCCAAGGACACAGGTGTCCCTTCCTCTCCTAGAGCATCAGCAGCTTCCTTTGAGAACCCAGCAATTCCCTCTGACACTGAGCCCTTGGAGACTGAGCGTAACAATAGTGACTTGCGTAGGATTCTCATGAAGCACAAAAACGTTTCACTCACAGTCCCATGCAGTAGTTCTGTTCCTAGCAATTTGGCCACCTTATCCCTTAGGGATCCTCCACACCTACCTGAAAGTAATACCCCAAAGGTTGCTGTGACGAGTAAGACCTCTCTTAATGACAACAGGCCTCATCCAGCTCAGCCTGTAGTCCGGCCCCCAGCCTCACTACCATCCCCTGAGTCAAAGTCTGTCATTTCTGTTATTGCCTCCACTGCCACCTCTGTTATCAGTCGTGTTTGCAATCCACCTGACATGGAGAAGGTTAATGTGTCAGTTGACCGAAATCCCGTAGTGGACATGCCACTTCCCAAGCAGACATACAGGCCGCCCAGCATGGAGGACAGGGACAGTGGTTCGTACCATGGACCATCAGTTGGCGAGGAGGGTGGAAGTGCTGGGAGGTACTTGGTTGAGAGTCTGGGTACTGGCTCCAGCCCAGGTCTAAGGGTGAATACCTCAGAGGGAGTGGTGGTGTTGAGTCACTCAGGACAGATCAAGGAGGGACCACAGAGGATAAGTGCCAAAATCAGCCAGATCCCACCAGCTACTGTAGTTGACATGGAATCTCAGCAGCTAGTGTCCATGCCCCAGATAAAACAGGAGATGTATACCCACTCCCAGTCAAACACTCCAAAGTGTCCTCCAATACAGACAGACCATGGGCACCTTAAGACGCAACAAACGGTTTCCTCCATTAAACAAGAAAACACTGGTATGGAAAAGTTAGAATCTCCCTACCCATCAGGGCCTCAAGGAGGAGTCGTGAAGAGGCTTCAGCAGACAGTTGGTAATCCACAAGTGATGGGTTACCATCATTCAGAGTTCACAATGTTATTGAAGCATCCAAAGAAAGTGGATGGGGTTGACGGTTTGAACGCTGATGGGTGTAAACCATCTTGGACCTCTGCCATAAGTCCTGCAATGAGCCCCCACCTGCCCTCTCCGGCTGGCAACCATGTAGGCTTTGTTCCCGGTTCGGCCACTGACAGAACTCCCTCACATCTCAGTGGGGTCAAACAGGAGCCCCGTTCTCCTCGCAAGTCAGGCCATCCACATTCTCCGTTCACTAAAGTGTCCTCCCCCATCGGCTCCTCCTCTCCCAAAGGCCTCCCTGGGATGCTGCCCTCTAGCCTGCCCACCATGCAGCAGTATGTCACCAGTGTCCACCACCCTGAGCAGTCTGTCATCATGCAACCTCACAGTGCTCACGGTGGCATTGGAAGGATGTCACCCCATCGTGCCTCCCAAGCAATCCCCATGGGGCACCTTGTCCAAGGAGAGGTCAGGGTGAACACGCCACCCCTATCTGTCATGAGTTTCGGGATGCATGGAGACCCTCTTGCCTCTCCCTGGTCTGGTCCTCTCCAGCAACGCCCCACTTCGCCCCAGGCGGTAGGCAGAGACATAGTCCTCAAGGTTAACCCTGGGAATGTGAGGGGCCATGAGGGAGAGCAAGATGATGCCAGGCGCTTCCATCAGGCCACAGGAAGACAATCTGCCACACAGCTGAAAGCAGAGACTATGCAGCCGGATCCCCGTGGTGCTCTACTTAGCGGGCTGCAGCTGGACCCGTACATGTCGCCCAGGGACTTGCGTGTGCTCATGCACCACCCTCAGGGAGAGCGCTCGGCCCCAGAGCCACACCAGGGACACATCCAAGAAACTGTCCCACCCTCCTCAACATCTACCAACATCACCTCGTCGATGTCCCCCAGGGCACATCTGCTGGCTAAAGGTGTGTCCGAGAAGGATGTCACAAAGCCACAGGAGGTCAAGAGGCCACACTCTCCTCCGAAGGATGGGATGATGGGGTTTCGGCCAAGTATGGCCGCCATGGCGTCTCCCCAAAGGGTGCAGCTGCTGCCATCGGGGACGGGAGCTTCTTTCTCGGAGTATCCAGGAATTTACACCAACACCCGGGCCATCCATTCACAGATCACTGAGACCTCTCCTTTTGGGATCAACCAGGTACCTCTCAACACCACTTCTGCCTTA GGTGCAGATCCCAGCCAGTCACAAGCTGAAGTCAAGGTGAAACAAGTTGAGCAGCAACCTGTGAACATGGTGCAGCTGCTCACG AAGTACCCGATAGTGTGGCAAGGGCTGCTGGCACTGAAAAATGACCAGGCTGCTGTCCAGTTGCATTTTGTCTGTGGCAACAAAGGATTGGCCCTACGGTCACTGCCCCTACCGGAGGGAGGATCGCTGCTTCGGATCGTCCAGAGAATGAGACTCGAGGCGTCACAACTGGATGGTGTGGCTAGAAGAATGACA GGGGAGAGTGAGTTCTGTCTCCTGCTTGCCCTGCCATGTGGACGGGACCAGGAGGATGTCCTGAACCAGACCCAGGCCCTAAGAACTGCTTTCATCAACTACCTTCAGGCCAAGCTGGCTGCAGGCATCATCAATGTCCCCAACCCAGGCTCCAATCAG CCTGCCTACGTGTTGCAGATATTCCCACCATGTGAGTTTTCAGAGAGCCACCTATCCCGGCTAGCCCCTGACCTCCTCAACCGGATCTCCAATATCTCCCCTCACCTCATGATTGTCATCACTTCTGTTTAA